The window ATGAATTTTTGTCCTTTGGTTATTGGGAGCAGATGCTTAATGAAATTCGTTCATTAGGTATGTTTGCTGGTGTTGGACTAGCCATGTTGGAAGCTTTTTTCCCACCTCTACCTTTAGTTGTATTTGTAGGCATTAATGTGGCTGCTTTTGGGTTTTGGTTAGGCTATTTTTATTCTTGGCTAGGTTCATCCATTGGCTCAATCATTGTATTTTTGCTTATCAAAAAGTTTGGCCAAAAGAAATTTCAACAACGTATCGCAAAGAATGAAAAAATATATAATATCTTTCATTGGATAAAAGAAAAAGGCTTTACTCCTATTTTTTTCTTACTCACATTCCCATTTACACCATCTATTATCGTTTGTGGATTAGCAGCGTTAGTTGGTACAAGGAATAAGGATTACTTTAGTGCTTTGATATTAGGCAAGTTAGTTATGATTTTTTCTTTGAGTTTTATAGGTTTTAACTTGCAAAATTTTATAGAAAAGCCTATGAGGTCAGGTATACTTATTTTATCAACCTTGGTTATCTCGTTAATTGGAAAACAGTTATTAAAAATTTGTGAGCATAAAAGACGAATTGTATTAGAAAAAAATGAAAGCAAAGGTGCCGAAGCTGCATGAACTGAAATAGAAGATGAATAAAAGGCTTAACTCTTTAATTACCGAGAGTTAAGCCTTTATTAATGTTAATATTAGCCATAAAAATGATGGTTCTTAATCTGCGTATAGAATGGTCGATTATGCATGATCCAGAAATTAGTTGATTTAGCTGGATTTAAGAAATAAAGAGCATCGCCCACATTATTTTGACCATTTAGTGCATGGGTTGCAGCAGTGATACTTGCCTCAGATGGTGTATTATAGACTGACCCATCCGATGTAGGTGTAAATTGAACACCATAGTTGGTATCAAAAACAACGCCTTTAATCGTGTTGGGGAATTCGGAACTGTTTTTTCGATTAATAATAACATTCGCAACAGCTAATTTACCCTCATAGGGTTCGCTGCCTGCCTCAGCATTGACTATTCTAGACAACCAGTATATATCCTCTGAAGAATATTTTTTTTCTTCTTTTGGAGGAGCATACCCATTGTTACTAATATAAGCTGAGTGATTAACCCATTGAACATTATAACCTAAAATTTCAGATATAAGACGGATTGGAACAAAAGTGCGATTTGATTTAATACGAATAGGGGCATCAATCGTATACGATTGTCCATTGATGGAGACATGTCTTGAGTCAATAGGTAAATACATGGTGGTATTATTAAACGTTAGGATTGCTGCACGATTTGAACCATCCCAATCAATAGAAGATGCGCTTAACGCTTCACCAATGAAGCGAATGGGCACAAAAGTGCGATCATTTTCAATATATGGACTAACATCTGGGGTTAGAAGTTGTCCATTAACGTAAATAGGTATGTTACTAGAAGCGAATGCTGTAGGGGTACTCCATGCTAGCAAAATGACAAGCATTGTTACGAGTATCTTTTTCATAGTAATCACCTCTATCTAAATTCTAACAAAATCCTAAAATACACTCAATATGGAATTATTGGTAATGTTTTAAATATTTGGGAGGAGTACTAAGGAAGCCCATTAACCATAAGAATTAACCATAAGAATCTTTCACAAATCAAATATAATTTGATATAATAATAAGGAGGGCATAGGACATATGGCGAAAAATGACACATTAACAAGGTAGATTGTCATTTTTAAGTAGCATAATAAATTAATTAAAAAAATGTCGAATATATCCTTGACTTTACATGAACCAGATGGTATAATTTTCTTCGCCGGTGCAAGAGAGAATACAAAATATTGCACAGCAAGTAATACCAAAAGAACCTTGAAAACTGAACAGTGAAACAAACCAAAAGCTTATAAAAGCTTTACCCAAATAATTCCTTTGTAAATTCAGAGAATTGTTTTGTATAACATAACAATCTCAAACAAAGAAGACGGTAGTCTATAAACTACAATTGCCAGATTAGTCTGGTCAGAATAAACTTTTTAACATGAGAGTTTGATCCTGGCTCAGGATGAACGCTGGCGGCGTGCTTAACACATGCAAGTCGAGCGAGAAACTTAAGGATGATCCTTCGGGTGATTCCTTAAGTGGACAGCGGCGGACGGGTGAGTAACGCGTGGGTAACCTGCCCTATGCAGGGGGATAACGCACTGAAAAGTGCGCTAATACCGCATAAGACCACAGGATTACATGATCTGGTGGTAAAAACTCCGGTGGCATAGGATGGACCCGCGTCTGATTAGCTAGTAGGTGAGGTAACGGCTCACCTAGGCGACGATCAGTAGCCGACCTGAGAGGGTGATCGGCCACATTGGGACTGAGACACGGCCCAAACTCCTACGGGAGGCAGCAGTGGGGAATATTGCACAATGGGGGAAACCCTGATGCAGCGACGCCGCGTGAAGGAAGAAGGTTTTCGGATCGTAAACTTCTATCAGCAGGGAAGATAGTGACAGTACCTGACTAAGAAGCCCCGGCTAACTACGTGCCAGCAGCCGCGGTAATACGTAGGGGGCAAGCGTTATCCGGATTTACTGGGTGTAAAGGGTGCGTAGGCGGCGGAGTAAGTCAGATGTGAAAGCCCCAGGCTCAACCTGGGGACTGCATTTGAAACTGCTTTGCTAGAGTGCAGGAGAGGAAAGTGGAATTCCTAGTGTAGCGGTGAAATGCGTAGATATTAGGAGGAACACCAGTGGCGAAGGCGACTTTCTGGACTGTAACTGACGCTGAGGCACGAAAGCGTGGGGAGCGAACAGGATTAGATACCCTGGTAGTCCACGCCGTAAACGATGAATGCTAGGTGTCGGGGGTCGAACCTCGGTGCCGCAGCAAACGCATTAAGCATTCCACCTGGGGAGTACGATCGCAAGATTGAAACTCAAAGGAATTGACGGGGGCCCGCACAAGCGGTGGAGCATGTGGTTTAATTCGAAGCAACGCGAAGAACCTTACCAAATCTTGACATCCTTCTGACCGTTCCTTAATCGGAACTTTCCTTCGGGACAGAAGAGACAGGTGGTGCATGGTTGTCGTCAGCTCGTGTCGTGAGATGTTGGGTTAAGTCCCGCAACGAGCGCAACCCTTATCTTTAGTAGCCAGCAAGTAAAGTTGGGGACTCTAGAGAGACTGCCGGGGACAACTCGGAGGAAGGTGGGGATGACGTCAAATCATCATGCCCCTTATGATTTGGGCTACACACGTGCTACAATGGTAGTGACAAAGGGAAGCGAAGTGGTGACATGGAGCCAACCCCAAAAAAGCTATCCCAGTTCGGATTGTAGTCTGCAACTCGACTACATGAAGTTGGAATCGCTAGTAATCGCGAATCAGCATGTCGCGGTGAATACGTTCCCGGGCCTTGTACACACCGCCCGTCACACCACGGGAGTTGGAAGCGCCCGAAGCCAGTGACCAAACCTTTATGGATGGAGCTGTCGAAGGTGAAGCCGATGACTGGGGTGAAGTCGTAACAAGGTAGCCGTAT is drawn from Vallitalea pronyensis and contains these coding sequences:
- a CDS encoding TVP38/TMEM64 family protein; this translates as MLDWINEFLSFGYWEQMLNEIRSLGMFAGVGLAMLEAFFPPLPLVVFVGINVAAFGFWLGYFYSWLGSSIGSIIVFLLIKKFGQKKFQQRIAKNEKIYNIFHWIKEKGFTPIFFLLTFPFTPSIIVCGLAALVGTRNKDYFSALILGKLVMIFSLSFIGFNLQNFIEKPMRSGILILSTLVISLIGKQLLKICEHKRRIVLEKNESKGAEAA
- a CDS encoding stalk domain-containing protein, with the translated sequence MKKILVTMLVILLAWSTPTAFASSNIPIYVNGQLLTPDVSPYIENDRTFVPIRFIGEALSASSIDWDGSNRAAILTFNNTTMYLPIDSRHVSINGQSYTIDAPIRIKSNRTFVPIRLISEILGYNVQWVNHSAYISNNGYAPPKEEKKYSSEDIYWLSRIVNAEAGSEPYEGKLAVANVIINRKNSSEFPNTIKGVVFDTNYGVQFTPTSDGSVYNTPSEASITAATHALNGQNNVGDALYFLNPAKSTNFWIMHNRPFYTQIKNHHFYG